One stretch of Cheilinus undulatus linkage group 5, ASM1832078v1, whole genome shotgun sequence DNA includes these proteins:
- the LOC121510400 gene encoding LHFPL tetraspan subfamily member 2a protein-like, translated as MCHVIVTCRSMLWTLLSIIVAFAELIAFMSPDWLLGYPRIDPSASGAGVDSEEYRPSLGLYSRCLRIGSRGVGVSCGPYAGTFGEVASGFWQAAMLFLAAGTLVLGVVACISIFSLCFQSIMKKSLFNICGLLQAIAGLLLMVGLMLYPGGWGSEKVKSYCGSEALPFRPAMCSLGWAFYAAIGGLLATFLCSVLSAQAEIATSSDKVQEEIEEGKNLICLL; from the exons ATGTGCCATGTCATTGTAACATGCCGTTCCATGCTCTGGACGCTCCTCAGCATCATAGTAGCCTTTGCTGAGCTCATTGCCTTCATGAGCCCCGATTGGCTACTGGGATACCCTCGCATAGACCCTAGTGCGAGTGGGGCAGGGGTGGACTCGGAGGAGTACCGGCCGTCTTTGGGTCTCTACAGCCGCTGCCTTCGCATAGGGAGCCGGGGAGTCGGGGTCAGCTGCGGGCCCTATGCTGGAACGTTTGGAGAAGTGGCCAGTGGCTTCTGGCAGGCGGCCATGTTGTTTCTGGCAGCTGGGACATTAGTGCTCGGGGTAGTGGCCTGTATCTCCATCTTCAGCCTGTGCTTCCAGAGCATCATGAAGAAGAGCTTGTTCAACATCTGTGGACTGCTGCAGGCCATCGCAG GTCTGCTGTTGATGGTGGGCCTCATGCTGTACCCGGGTGGTTGGGGTTCAGAGAAGGTGAAGAGTTACTGCGGCTCCGAGGCCTTGCCCTTCAGACCGGCTATGTGTTCGCTTGGGTGGGCGTTCTACGCAGCGATAGGAGGACTGCTGGCGACCTTCCTGTGTTCTGTTCTGTCTGCTCAGGCTGAAATTGCCACCTCCAGCGACAAAGTCCAGGAAGAGATTGAGGAGGGGAAGAATCTAATCTGCTTGCTCTGA